A single window of Vibrio sp. SCSIO 43137 DNA harbors:
- the xerD gene encoding site-specific tyrosine recombinase XerD, with protein sequence MSKEWATIEQFLDAIWMEKGLSDNTLASYRNDLLRLNEWMEKNGYQVMTIATEALQDYQAFLVDKEYKQTSRARMLSAIKRLFQYLYREKIREDDPSALLIAPKLPKRLPKDLTEQQVDDLLEAPDVNDPIELRDKAMLELLYATGLRVTELVSLTMENISLRQGVIRVIGKGDKERLVPMGENAIDWIETFIEQGRPILLGEKSSDVVFPSKRAKQMTRQTFWHRIKHYAVMAGIDTEKLSPHVLRHAFATHLLNHGADLRVVQMLLGHSDLSTTQIYTHVATERLKLIHEQHHPRA encoded by the coding sequence ATGAGTAAAGAATGGGCCACCATTGAACAGTTCCTGGATGCGATCTGGATGGAGAAAGGGCTGTCGGATAATACATTAGCCTCTTACCGGAATGATCTTCTGCGTCTGAACGAATGGATGGAAAAGAACGGTTATCAGGTGATGACTATAGCGACTGAAGCCCTTCAGGACTATCAGGCTTTTCTGGTGGATAAAGAGTATAAACAGACCTCCCGAGCCAGAATGTTATCGGCGATTAAAAGGCTGTTTCAGTATCTGTACCGGGAAAAAATACGTGAAGACGATCCCAGTGCCTTGCTCATTGCACCTAAACTACCAAAAAGGCTGCCTAAAGATCTGACCGAACAGCAGGTAGACGATCTGCTGGAAGCGCCTGATGTTAATGATCCCATAGAGTTAAGAGATAAAGCGATGCTGGAGCTGCTATACGCGACCGGGCTTAGGGTGACAGAGCTGGTCAGCCTGACCATGGAAAACATCAGTTTGCGGCAGGGGGTTATCCGGGTGATCGGTAAGGGGGACAAAGAGCGTCTGGTGCCTATGGGTGAAAATGCTATTGACTGGATTGAAACTTTTATCGAACAAGGCAGACCAATATTACTGGGAGAAAAGAGTTCCGATGTGGTTTTCCCCAGTAAAAGGGCAAAGCAGATGACCAGACAGACATTCTGGCACCGTATAAAGCACTATGCTGTAATGGCCGGAATTGATACCGAAAAGTTATCTCCCCACGTATTAAGACACGCTTTTGCCACCCATTTGCTCAATCATGGTGCAGACTTAAGGGTGGTGCAGATGTTACTGGGACATAGTGACTTATCGACAACTCAAATTTATACTCACGTAGCAACGGAAAGATTAAAACTGATTCATGAGCAACATCACCCCAGAGCATGA
- a CDS encoding alanine/glycine:cation symporter family protein, with the protein MTDIINLMNDLLWGSILVYLLVGVGIYFTVRLGFIQIRHFGHMFSVLKNSRKADKSGISSFQALCTSLAARVGTGNMAGVAVALTAGGPGAIFWMWLIAMLGMATSFAESTLAQLYKTKDDDGNYRGGPAYYMEKGLGMRWMGVLFSIFLIIAFGLVFNAVQANSITSAMNTAFGWDPMYVGIGIVAISAVVIFGGIRAIAKTAELIVPVMALFYLALAIFVVAMNMDKVPGAIALIFKSAFGFQEAAAGGLGYAIAQAMINGIKRGLFSNEAGMGSAPNAAASATPYPPHPASQGYVQMLGVFTDTIVICTATVAIILVSGEYVPHGDVTGIELTQRALSSQVGDWGSIFVAVAIFFFAFTSIIANYSYAETNLIFLEHNHKAGLSLFRIVVLGMVMFGSIGSLPIVWSMADVSMGLMAIVNLVAILLLSGIVIKLAKDYNRQLSQGKVPTFDANDYPELKSQLEEGIWYEEKKDS; encoded by the coding sequence GTGACAGACATAATTAACTTAATGAACGATCTCCTGTGGGGATCTATCCTTGTTTATCTGCTGGTTGGTGTTGGTATCTACTTTACTGTCCGACTAGGATTTATTCAGATTCGTCATTTCGGACACATGTTTAGTGTCCTGAAGAACAGCCGTAAAGCGGACAAGTCAGGTATCTCTTCATTTCAGGCACTGTGTACCAGTCTGGCTGCACGTGTAGGTACCGGTAACATGGCCGGTGTAGCTGTAGCCCTTACTGCCGGTGGCCCGGGTGCTATTTTCTGGATGTGGCTTATTGCCATGCTGGGTATGGCAACCTCTTTTGCCGAGAGTACTCTGGCGCAGCTATATAAGACCAAAGATGACGACGGAAACTATCGCGGCGGACCAGCCTACTATATGGAAAAAGGTCTGGGAATGCGCTGGATGGGCGTTCTGTTCTCTATTTTCCTGATTATCGCGTTTGGTCTGGTTTTCAATGCCGTTCAGGCAAACTCAATTACTAGTGCAATGAATACCGCCTTTGGCTGGGATCCTATGTACGTTGGGATCGGTATCGTTGCTATTTCGGCAGTCGTTATCTTTGGTGGTATTCGTGCTATCGCGAAAACAGCGGAGCTTATCGTACCTGTAATGGCGCTGTTCTATCTGGCTCTGGCGATCTTCGTTGTTGCTATGAACATGGATAAAGTTCCGGGTGCCATTGCGCTGATCTTTAAGAGTGCGTTTGGCTTCCAGGAAGCCGCAGCCGGTGGTTTAGGTTATGCCATTGCCCAGGCGATGATTAACGGTATTAAACGTGGTCTGTTCTCTAACGAAGCCGGTATGGGTTCTGCGCCGAACGCAGCAGCGTCTGCAACACCTTATCCGCCACACCCTGCGTCACAGGGTTATGTACAGATGCTGGGTGTTTTTACCGATACCATCGTAATCTGTACGGCTACTGTAGCGATTATCCTTGTTTCTGGTGAATATGTTCCTCACGGTGATGTTACTGGTATCGAGCTGACTCAGCGTGCACTAAGTTCTCAGGTTGGTGACTGGGGTTCTATTTTCGTTGCTGTGGCGATTTTCTTCTTTGCCTTTACTTCGATTATTGCTAACTACTCTTATGCGGAGACCAACCTTATCTTCCTTGAGCACAACCATAAAGCGGGTCTGAGCCTGTTCCGTATTGTTGTTCTTGGTATGGTGATGTTTGGCTCAATCGGTTCGCTGCCAATCGTCTGGTCTATGGCCGATGTTTCTATGGGCTTGATGGCGATTGTTAACCTTGTGGCGATTCTGCTTCTGTCTGGTATCGTGATTAAACTGGCTAAAGACTATAACCGCCAGTTGTCTCAGGGCAAGGTTCCTACCTTTGATGCTAATGATTACCCAGAGCTGAAATCTCAGCTTGAAGAAGGCATCTGGTACGAGGAAAAGAAAGACTCATAG
- a CDS encoding tRNA1(Val) (adenine(37)-N6)-methyltransferase, with protein sequence MNRDKKRTKDFKFKKFGIYGGFSGMPVSTDSVLLGAWIDLDQAETILDIGTGTGLLTLMCAQRSATAQITAIELEKSACKAAEINFQNSDWGERISLIQSNIVSWQNSQTFDTIVCNPPYFNSGEQSQSAQRAIARHTQTLNHASLLQQCSKRLSQCGKASFVLPLTEGERFIQLAKADNWFVSRLCKVKPTPSKPVNRLLIELTRTQVSGEESSLTISDQQGYSKEFTQLTKEFYLKM encoded by the coding sequence ATGAATAGAGATAAAAAACGAACTAAAGACTTTAAATTCAAGAAGTTCGGGATATACGGAGGCTTCTCCGGCATGCCGGTAAGTACCGACAGTGTGCTACTGGGTGCATGGATTGATTTAGATCAAGCCGAAACCATTCTTGATATCGGCACGGGTACAGGGCTGCTCACTTTAATGTGTGCGCAACGTTCAGCAACAGCACAAATTACGGCTATCGAGCTGGAAAAGTCAGCCTGTAAAGCAGCTGAAATTAACTTTCAGAATAGCGACTGGGGGGAGAGAATCAGTCTGATTCAGAGTAATATCGTTAGCTGGCAGAACAGTCAGACTTTCGATACCATTGTCTGCAATCCTCCCTATTTTAACTCTGGAGAACAGTCACAATCCGCCCAGCGTGCTATTGCAAGGCATACACAAACATTGAATCACGCTTCTCTTCTACAACAGTGCAGCAAGCGACTTAGCCAATGCGGCAAAGCGAGTTTTGTGTTACCACTGACCGAGGGGGAGCGGTTTATACAACTGGCAAAAGCAGACAATTGGTTTGTTAGCAGACTGTGCAAAGTAAAACCAACACCCAGCAAACCTGTTAACCGGCTTTTAATAGAGTTAACCCGGACTCAGGTAAGCGGTGAGGAGAGCTCACTTACCATCTCGGATCAGCAGGGTTACAGCAAAGAATTTACTCAACTGACAAAAGAGTTTTATTTAAAGATGTAG
- a CDS encoding thioredoxin fold domain-containing protein yields MSILRRLTLLALPALVTACNAEEVKTETTESAAPQAATQNLEVAYDEARLKARFEKMGVVVNSIAPATFSGLVEVDTDSGLFFSNYAGDHFIAGALYSLDDEGKYVNLIEERKAPLNAKKIAAFEQDMIVYPADNEKYAITIFTDITCGYCVKLHNQMSGYNALGITVRYLAYPRQGPVGQVAGEMARIWCAKEPAKAMDKAKIERDFSEQVENVEQCQEKVKDQYLLGRDLGISGTPAIFLPNGKLIAGYMPPAALFARISAELGE; encoded by the coding sequence ATGAGCATTTTACGCCGGTTAACTTTGCTGGCCCTACCCGCACTTGTCACTGCATGTAATGCAGAAGAAGTGAAAACTGAAACCACAGAAAGTGCAGCTCCTCAGGCAGCGACACAAAATCTCGAAGTCGCCTATGACGAAGCCAGGTTAAAAGCGCGTTTTGAGAAGATGGGTGTGGTGGTTAATAGTATCGCTCCGGCTACTTTTTCCGGTCTGGTGGAAGTCGATACTGACAGCGGCCTGTTTTTCTCTAATTATGCCGGTGATCATTTTATCGCGGGGGCTCTGTACTCCCTTGATGATGAAGGTAAGTACGTTAACTTAATTGAAGAGAGAAAGGCGCCGTTAAATGCCAAGAAAATTGCCGCATTTGAACAGGATATGATTGTTTATCCGGCGGACAATGAAAAGTACGCCATTACTATATTTACTGATATTACTTGTGGTTACTGCGTTAAACTTCATAACCAGATGAGTGGCTACAATGCTCTTGGTATTACTGTTCGTTATCTTGCTTATCCTCGTCAGGGGCCTGTTGGTCAGGTCGCTGGTGAAATGGCCCGTATCTGGTGTGCTAAAGAGCCAGCCAAAGCTATGGATAAAGCCAAGATTGAACGTGATTTCTCTGAGCAGGTAGAGAATGTCGAGCAGTGCCAAGAAAAAGTAAAAGATCAATATCTGCTTGGCCGTGATCTGGGCATCTCAGGTACACCAGCTATCTTCCTGCCAAACGGCAAGTTAATTGCCGGTTATATGCCGCCAGCAGCGCTATTCGCCAGAATTTCTGCCGAGCTTGGTGAGTAA
- a CDS encoding hemerythrin domain-containing protein: protein MMLEQIHREHGYMVRLLAILRKKWHCIKEEEPINYSLVREIVDYLSSHSETVHHPKEDILYRHFSEQYPDSGQVKNLEQEHILLSRKTKEFLLTVDMILQDAVVPLDVFADQLEQFILAQKQHLDLEEREILPLIKKAFTTEDWQKVESLWTQSDEDPVFGDTIADQYKQLAQRVRQTETEAV from the coding sequence ATGATGCTAGAGCAGATCCATCGGGAACATGGTTATATGGTTCGTCTTCTGGCCATTTTGAGAAAAAAATGGCACTGCATAAAAGAGGAAGAACCGATTAATTACTCGCTGGTCAGGGAGATTGTAGACTACCTTTCCAGTCATTCCGAAACTGTCCATCATCCGAAAGAGGATATTCTGTATCGTCATTTCTCTGAGCAGTACCCGGACAGCGGTCAGGTGAAAAATCTGGAGCAGGAACATATTCTTCTGTCCCGTAAAACCAAAGAGTTTTTGCTTACCGTAGATATGATTCTTCAGGATGCCGTTGTTCCGCTTGATGTTTTTGCTGATCAGCTTGAGCAATTTATTCTGGCTCAGAAGCAACATCTGGATCTGGAAGAGCGGGAAATACTGCCTTTGATCAAAAAGGCATTTACCACGGAAGACTGGCAGAAGGTAGAGAGCCTCTGGACGCAGAGTGATGAAGATCCTGTATTCGGGGACACCATTGCGGATCAGTATAAACAGCTGGCGCAAAGGGTACGGCAAACAGAAACGGAAGCCGTTTAG
- a CDS encoding DUF3545 family protein, which yields MEGFLLDDITEMGNHQTRASRSKPAKRKWREIEAIKDRQRLQKELMDMDVCLDYNLDDIDL from the coding sequence ATGGAAGGCTTTCTACTAGATGACATTACGGAAATGGGCAATCATCAGACCCGCGCCAGCAGGTCCAAACCAGCAAAAAGAAAGTGGCGTGAAATTGAAGCGATTAAGGATCGCCAGCGTCTGCAAAAAGAGCTGATGGATATGGATGTCTGCTTAGACTACAATCTGGACGACATCGATTTATAA
- the yaaA gene encoding peroxide stress protein YaaA has protein sequence MLIVVSPAKTLDYESPLATEEFTLPELTQHSKELIEECRKLTPQDISELMTVSDKIAGLNVARFQQWSETFTTENARQAILAFKGDVYTGLDAQSMTAQDFNYAQSHLRMLSGLYGLLKPLDLMQPYRLEMGTKLANSRGTNLYQFWGSIITEKLNQALAEQGDNVLVNLASNEYFKAVKKKELDGSIITPVFKDCKNGQYKVISFFAKKARGMMARYIIDNQIDSIEGLTKFDSAGYYFAEEESTATELVFKREEQ, from the coding sequence ATGCTTATCGTTGTTTCACCGGCCAAGACGCTGGACTATGAATCCCCCCTTGCTACTGAGGAATTTACTCTGCCGGAGCTTACTCAGCACTCGAAAGAGTTGATTGAAGAGTGCCGTAAACTCACCCCTCAGGATATCTCTGAGCTGATGACGGTAAGCGACAAGATTGCCGGTCTTAATGTCGCTCGTTTTCAACAATGGAGCGAAACCTTTACCACTGAAAACGCCAGACAGGCTATCTTAGCCTTTAAAGGGGATGTTTATACCGGACTGGACGCACAGAGCATGACAGCGCAGGATTTCAACTATGCTCAGTCTCACCTGAGAATGTTATCCGGCCTTTATGGCCTGCTGAAGCCTCTTGACCTGATGCAGCCGTACCGTCTGGAAATGGGCACTAAGCTGGCTAACAGCCGTGGAACGAATCTATATCAGTTCTGGGGCTCTATTATCACCGAGAAGCTAAATCAGGCCTTGGCAGAGCAGGGCGACAATGTTCTGGTTAATCTGGCGTCTAATGAGTACTTTAAAGCTGTTAAGAAGAAAGAGCTGGACGGCAGCATAATTACCCCTGTGTTTAAAGACTGCAAAAATGGTCAGTACAAGGTGATCAGCTTCTTTGCCAAAAAAGCGCGCGGTATGATGGCCCGCTATATTATCGACAATCAAATAGATTCAATTGAAGGGTTGACTAAGTTTGATAGTGCCGGATATTACTTTGCTGAAGAAGAGTCTACTGCTACTGAGTTGGTATTTAAGCGCGAAGAGCAGTAA
- the fldB gene encoding flavodoxin FldB translates to MKIGLFYGSSTCYTEMAAEKIRAIIGEDLIDIHNVKKTPLSKMNEYDFLILGISTWDFGELQEDWSEVWQDISSVSLNNKCVALFGLGDQEGYGEWFLDAMGLLHDELIPTGAEFIGYWPNEGYEFEASKALTEDGKHFVGLALDEDSQYEESDQRIATWCEQILTEYQERL, encoded by the coding sequence ATGAAAATCGGACTATTTTACGGCTCTTCCACCTGCTATACCGAAATGGCAGCAGAAAAAATACGCGCTATCATCGGCGAAGATCTTATCGATATCCACAATGTAAAAAAGACACCTCTCAGCAAAATGAATGAGTATGATTTTCTGATACTCGGTATCTCTACCTGGGATTTTGGTGAACTTCAGGAAGACTGGAGTGAAGTCTGGCAGGATATCTCTTCGGTTTCCCTTAACAATAAGTGTGTCGCTCTGTTTGGCTTAGGCGATCAGGAAGGCTACGGCGAATGGTTTCTGGATGCCATGGGCTTGCTACACGATGAGCTAATCCCTACCGGCGCAGAATTTATTGGTTACTGGCCTAATGAAGGTTATGAGTTCGAAGCGTCAAAAGCACTAACAGAAGACGGCAAGCATTTTGTCGGTCTCGCACTGGATGAAGATTCTCAGTATGAAGAGAGTGACCAGCGAATTGCCACATGGTGTGAGCAGATACTGACTGAGTATCAGGAACGCCTTTAA
- the brnQ gene encoding branched-chain amino acid transport system II carrier protein, with translation MNQNLKVTDIIAVGFMLFAFFLGAGNIIFPPLAGQLAGENSLPAMFGFLVTAVGLPLITIVAIAVAGGTWDKLTQDLPKRAATIMALLMFIIIGPAFAAPRTGLVAYEMAVKPFIIDAAQADLTIFSIVFFAIAMFFAWSQGKLIDVIGKLLTPALFICLVVLAVGVFMSPQGEIMAPQGDYVSQPLVKGFLEGYNTMDTFASLMFGMLIVDALRGKGITEKSAITKYLIIAGLVAAAGLAFIYISLFYLGATSGGVTVNADNGGVILSAYVQSLFGASGQYVLSSIVLLACLTTAIGLISACSDFFSSLCKVPYKAWVIIVGLACTLVANIGLAQLISLSVPVLFLLYPVAIALVALTFFRNKVANRQLAYRTVILVSLLFAMIDAVKVAGVDVSALNFIPLFDYGMGWLLPTAATLVAMLFIGGQSEQTLTEETA, from the coding sequence ATGAATCAGAACTTAAAAGTAACTGACATAATAGCAGTAGGTTTTATGCTATTTGCATTTTTCTTGGGCGCGGGAAACATTATTTTTCCTCCTCTCGCTGGTCAGTTAGCTGGAGAAAACTCTCTGCCAGCAATGTTCGGATTTCTGGTTACTGCGGTAGGTCTTCCCCTGATTACTATTGTTGCGATTGCTGTTGCTGGTGGTACCTGGGATAAACTGACTCAGGATCTGCCAAAAAGAGCTGCCACAATTATGGCGTTGCTGATGTTTATTATTATCGGCCCGGCTTTCGCAGCTCCACGTACTGGTCTGGTAGCTTATGAGATGGCGGTTAAACCTTTTATCATTGATGCTGCTCAGGCGGATCTGACTATTTTCTCTATCGTCTTCTTTGCAATTGCTATGTTCTTTGCCTGGTCTCAGGGAAAGCTGATTGATGTTATCGGCAAGCTGCTTACTCCTGCACTTTTCATCTGTCTGGTGGTTCTGGCTGTCGGCGTATTTATGAGCCCGCAGGGTGAAATCATGGCACCTCAGGGTGACTATGTTTCTCAGCCGCTGGTGAAAGGTTTCCTTGAAGGTTACAACACCATGGATACTTTCGCCTCTCTGATGTTCGGTATGCTGATTGTGGATGCACTACGTGGTAAAGGCATTACTGAAAAGAGCGCTATTACTAAGTACCTGATTATTGCAGGTCTGGTGGCTGCGGCAGGTCTGGCATTTATTTATATCTCTCTGTTCTATCTTGGCGCAACCAGTGGTGGTGTGACGGTAAATGCTGATAACGGCGGTGTAATTCTGAGTGCTTATGTTCAGTCTCTGTTTGGTGCTTCCGGTCAGTATGTTCTTTCCAGCATTGTTCTGCTGGCGTGTCTGACTACTGCTATCGGCCTTATCTCTGCCTGTTCGGATTTCTTCAGCTCTCTATGCAAAGTTCCATACAAAGCCTGGGTTATTATCGTTGGTCTGGCTTGTACTCTGGTTGCCAACATTGGCCTTGCACAGCTAATTAGCTTGTCTGTACCTGTACTGTTCCTGCTGTATCCGGTAGCGATTGCTCTGGTAGCACTGACTTTCTTCCGCAACAAGGTTGCTAACCGTCAACTGGCATACCGCACGGTAATTCTGGTATCACTGCTGTTTGCGATGATCGATGCGGTTAAAGTGGCAGGCGTGGACGTGTCTGCACTAAACTTTATTCCGCTATTTGACTACGGAATGGGTTGGTTGCTGCCTACCGCTGCTACTTTAGTTGCTATGCTGTTTATCGGTGGTCAGAGTGAGCAAACTCTGACAGAAGAGACGGCCTAA
- the srmB gene encoding ATP-dependent RNA helicase SrmB, protein MVRKFSELELDPNLLAAIEEAGYERPTQVQAEAIPHALDGRDILASAPTGTGKTAAFVLPALQYLQDFPRKKAGPARVLILTPTRELAMQVADQARALAKNTNLKIFTITGGVMYQDHADILATTQDIVVATPGRLMEYIEAERFDCRAIEWLILDEADRMLDMGFGPVVDRLSGECRWRKQTLLFSATLEGRGVEGFTADLLNEPAEIDAQPSRRERKKITQWYHRADTLEHKVELLKHIISNEAERSIVFIKTRERLGELRAMLESAQIPCSWIQGEMPQDRRNNAIRRFRDGEVNVLLATDVAARGIDLPDVSHVINYDMPRTADVYLHRIGRTARAGKKGSAVSLVEAHDQAMLERVARYTKEEIKERFVKGMRPTHKKPVVKKKKKSKDAKKKTATKKKTAKKK, encoded by the coding sequence GTGGTCAGAAAATTTTCCGAACTAGAGCTAGATCCTAATCTATTAGCCGCTATCGAAGAGGCCGGATATGAGCGGCCGACTCAGGTTCAGGCTGAGGCGATCCCTCACGCATTAGACGGTAGAGATATTCTGGCTTCGGCTCCTACAGGCACAGGTAAAACTGCTGCGTTTGTACTGCCAGCCCTACAGTACCTTCAAGATTTTCCGCGTAAAAAAGCAGGACCGGCAAGGGTTCTGATCCTGACTCCTACCCGCGAACTTGCTATGCAGGTTGCCGATCAGGCAAGGGCTCTGGCTAAAAATACTAACCTGAAGATCTTCACCATCACCGGCGGGGTTATGTATCAGGATCACGCCGATATTCTGGCAACGACTCAGGATATTGTTGTGGCCACACCTGGACGCCTTATGGAGTATATCGAAGCAGAACGCTTTGATTGCCGCGCCATTGAGTGGCTAATTCTGGACGAAGCAGACCGCATGCTGGATATGGGATTCGGCCCTGTAGTTGACCGTCTGTCCGGAGAGTGTCGCTGGAGAAAGCAGACGCTTCTGTTCTCTGCAACACTGGAAGGCCGTGGTGTTGAAGGCTTTACTGCCGATCTGCTTAACGAGCCGGCTGAAATTGATGCCCAGCCTTCACGCCGCGAACGCAAGAAGATTACTCAGTGGTACCACAGAGCGGATACATTGGAACATAAAGTAGAACTGCTGAAGCACATTATCAGCAATGAAGCTGAGCGTTCTATCGTGTTTATCAAAACCCGTGAGCGTCTGGGCGAGCTGCGTGCAATGCTGGAAAGTGCGCAAATCCCGTGTAGCTGGATACAGGGTGAAATGCCTCAGGACAGACGTAATAACGCCATCCGTCGTTTCCGTGACGGAGAAGTGAATGTACTGCTGGCAACAGACGTTGCTGCCCGCGGAATCGACTTGCCTGACGTCAGCCATGTCATTAACTACGATATGCCTAGAACGGCAGATGTTTATCTGCACCGTATCGGCCGTACCGCCCGTGCAGGTAAAAAAGGCAGTGCCGTATCACTGGTAGAAGCTCATGATCAGGCGATGCTTGAAAGAGTTGCCCGCTACACCAAAGAAGAGATCAAAGAGAGATTTGTCAAAGGTATGCGTCCGACTCATAAAAAGCCGGTTGTGAAAAAGAAGAAAAAGAGCAAAGACGCCAAAAAGAAAACGGCCACTAAAAAGAAGACCGCTAAAAAGAAGTAA
- the ung gene encoding uracil-DNA glycosylase yields the protein MSNPLTWHNVIGREKQQEYFKQTMAFVDGEREAGKTVFPPAQDVFNAFRFTQLEDVKVVILGQDPYHGPNQAHGLCFSVLPGVRTPPSLVNMYKELAQSIPGFQIPEHGYLKSWAEQGVLMLNTVLTVEQGKAHSHSKTGWETFTDRVIEAVNAHCDGVIFLLWGTHAQKKGKVIDRSRHHVLMAPHPSPLSAHRGFFGCGHFVQTNNILSDKGLQPIDWQPKLD from the coding sequence ATGAGCAACCCACTGACCTGGCACAATGTTATTGGCCGGGAGAAGCAGCAGGAATACTTTAAGCAGACCATGGCATTTGTAGATGGTGAGAGAGAAGCGGGTAAAACAGTTTTTCCGCCGGCTCAGGATGTCTTTAATGCTTTTCGTTTTACCCAACTTGAAGATGTAAAGGTAGTGATACTGGGGCAGGATCCCTATCACGGGCCTAATCAGGCACACGGTCTCTGCTTTTCTGTATTGCCGGGGGTGAGAACGCCTCCATCACTGGTCAATATGTATAAAGAGCTTGCTCAGAGTATTCCGGGCTTTCAGATCCCTGAGCACGGTTACCTTAAAAGCTGGGCTGAGCAGGGTGTGCTGATGTTAAACACCGTATTGACCGTGGAGCAGGGTAAAGCTCATTCTCATTCTAAAACCGGCTGGGAAACATTTACTGATAGGGTAATAGAAGCGGTGAATGCGCATTGTGACGGAGTGATTTTTCTGCTCTGGGGCACTCATGCGCAGAAGAAGGGTAAGGTTATAGACAGAAGCCGGCATCACGTTTTGATGGCTCCACACCCGTCTCCTTTGTCTGCTCATCGCGGCTTCTTCGGTTGCGGCCATTTTGTTCAGACGAATAATATATTGTCTGACAAAGGGTTACAGCCGATAGACTGGCAGCCAAAGCTGGATTAA